The Anastrepha ludens isolate Willacy chromosome 2, idAnaLude1.1, whole genome shotgun sequence DNA window ACTGGCCTTTGTATTCTATTTAGTTGGCTGCTCAGTGGAATCGTTGGCACATtggcttaaaattttaaatttgctgtCACACTCGGAAAAGGCTATACAcgatttcaaaattctgtatatGAAATACTGTGAGGCATTGATGCAACAGTTGCCGCATCTGCCAGAAGAACTGATGGAAGCAGGTGAATATAACACAGTTTATAAAGATGTCAGATCGTTGCTCGTAAACTTAAATATGGGTGGCTTGGAAGCGAGTGCAGATAAACTTATGAGAAAGTTGCAAAAAACTTTGAAGTGGGAGTTCGACGGATTGCTAGATGAAGATCCTGAAGATATGCCAGTTGTGGTTGAGATTGCatagacataaaaaaatatttatagctaacttttaaaatgtttgaattctattgacacaaatacatacgtacatatatatatatatagcatataaataaaataatatgaatttgtaataaaaagtgtatcgtaacattaaaaaattgaattatttgtgCTTTTTAGGTTCTTCTATTTTTGTTGCATCATCTGTGCTGGTATCTATATCTTCATCGTTTCGTTGTTGAAGTGTCGGTTTTTGTTCTTCAACGTCTTCTTCTATCTGTGCTTTCAAATCGTCTGCAATAGCTTTATCTTCATCCAGTTCCAAAGAGTATTGCGCTGCCAATTCTTCCAaacgtttttgatttttttgcaaatatcctGGTAGCCAAAATATGGTTTGCACCATCCTAGAATTATTTGGATTGCGTATAATACACTCTAATTGCTTTCAAAAATAAACGTACTTGATTAAAATGTAACCAGAAAAGGCCAAAAGCAAACATGTGAATGAAGCTTTGAACATATTCCAATAGTCAACAATAACTTGTTGATGCTTCATTGCGTgtgttttgagttttattttttattttactaatccTTAACAATGAAGGCAAATATTAacacatttactttttactatcCTTGTTTGTAAATAAATCGTATTTAACTGTTAATGCTTCTTGGATGGGTTTTGCTTTCCTTTACAACGTTGCGCCTAACATTAAAATATTCCTTTCGTTGTACATAACAGATAAGGAAGATGAGTTGCCATTTGTTATGGTCTATTGGTAACCGTGGGTTACTTAATTTAATACGTGTCCGTAAAATTTGAGCAGTTGGTCATAGATTATGAATTACCGAGATTAATACAAATCAATAACGTGTACCTGCATTGATTGTAGCAaagaacatacatacaaaactaCTTAAAGGAAAACTATATGCATCATAAAGTGTGATGCAAACATGAACTGATGATTATTACACTTCCCAAAGGAAATGTATACAAATAACTGCGTTGATACCTTCGTTTGTGCACAAGGCCGAATACCTTTCACgaagtaaaaatatgtttactagTGAGATTTAAAGTTAAAATCAGTTATTCCGAAAATTGTCCTATCATAACTGTAGCTATAAcgatttgtaaaaataatctttttttgtaatacataaATTGATCCAAAAGTACTCGGAGTACATTCTGTATAAAAAGTACTGgggattgttcaataaaacgcaaattctttaatcatcaaaattgattttgtcgccttcaaaataggctccattcgaagcaatacacatatgccaacgattagccCAGTCAgcaaaacactttttaaatgcgtttgaagagatcttcttcaactccttcagcgaattctccttaatggcctctatcgactcaaagcggcgttcgCGGAGtgataatttaagttttgggaaaaggaaaaagttacaGGGGGCTAAATGCGGTGAAAaatgatgatatttgtcgagtttttggtcaaaaaagtgttcacaatatgagccttgtgagacggtgcgttatcatggggcaagatccatgagttttctttccacaaattgggccgttttctacaaacattctctctcaaacgtcgcataacttccaaataatattttttattttccgttGAATCATTTGAGATGAATTTCGAGTGCACAAATctatgataatcaaagaaaacgaaaagtgactttcacttttgaccaactttggcgtggtttttgggTTACGGCTCATATGGATAGCGCCATTTAGgtgcctgttgactggtttgcatgtcaaactcatatatccACGACTCAtcatgcgctggataaacgttgggtacgaattcacttgctcaagcttGTCTACAGCCACCTTCTTtccatgaattttttgaaagaaattcaactctcttggaacgagtcgagcagccacgcgtcgcatgcccaattgatggtgtaaaatgttgcgaattgattcgtgagacacgctaaggtcacgagctacctcactcaaacttaaatgatggtttgatggctttccagcaccatttccttgactttgtcgacgttttcatccgttgaagatcggggcaaatcttccacgtcTTCTCGGTCCTCTACAAAAGCCTTATACAACTCGTAGACCCGTGCTTTTGATAAAACATACtcaccataggctttctgcggccgccgtagccgaatgggttggtgcgtgactaccattcggaattcacagagagaacgtaggttcgaatctcggtgaaac harbors:
- the LOC128858782 gene encoding uncharacterized protein LOC128858782 is translated as MKHQQVIVDYWNMFKASFTCLLLAFSGYILIKMVQTIFWLPGYLQKNQKRLEELAAQYSLELDEDKAIADDLKAQIEEDVEEQKPTLQQRNDEDIDTSTDDATKIEEPKKHK